One Vagococcus intermedius genomic window, CTAAAATAGCCACTAAGAAATTTCCATCTCCAGCAGCAGGTTCTAAAAAGGTAGCATCTATATTTTCGCAAGCTTGCTTAATCCCCTCAACATCTAACATTTTTTTTACCATCCATTGAGGGGTAAACACTTCTCCATGTTGTTGGACACGTTCTTTTGATTTAATTAATTTTTCGTCCTCCACAATATTCCTCCAGTCTTACTAAAAAAAATTAGTTATCTTTATATACTTTCACATTCTTCCAAAACGCCACCATTTTTTATTTTTTTTCTGAGGTTCTTCTTTTAATTTATCTATATCTTTAGATTTCCGTGCGACAGACTCTTTTTCATCTTCTGGTACTGGTATTATCAAAATTTTTAATTCATTAATTTCTTCTTTATATTCTTCTAGTAATTTTTTATCTTGTAGTGCTAAACGTTGTTGCTGGTCTAGCAGATTTTGCATTTGTGCAATTTGAATGTCTTTATTTTCTATTTGCTTATCTTTAACTGCTAATTGTTTATCCCTATTTTTCTTAACTTCTTCAATTTCATTTAATAAATATTTATTAATATTCAGTTCTTTTTGCTTGTCTGTTTGTCGGTTTTTTGTCGGTTCGTTTGTCTTCTTTTTGTTTGTCTGTTTGTCTACTTTACCCCTTATAAAGTCTTGTTCTGTCACAGACAAAGACAAAACCGTTACACCTTTGTCGTTTGTTTGCCGGTTTTTGTTTGTCAATGATTTTATATGATATTGAATAGCTTGTTTGGAAACACCTAACTCATCCGCAAGCTCTTTGATCGTTTTAAGATTCTCACTCATAGCTAGCTCCTTTACCACGAACCTTTGCACGTTCTGGTTGCTCAAGGTCTTGTAATTTTACAGTTGACAAGTATTGATCAATTGATTTTTTCAGATACTTTGCAATATTCCCTTTTGAGTAAGGTTCTTGCTTTTCATGAACGTATGAAAGGTGTTTCTTCACGCCCTCTATCCCTCTTAATTCTTTGAGTTCGTCATATTTTAGATAAACATTTTTTTGTAGACCAGCCATAATTGCTGGATCTGTCATTTCATAGGGCGATAAAAGGAAATTTTCAAGCAATAATTTAGTGTATTTACTTTGCATAGCTTGTGCATATAATCTGTCTTCTATTTGCTCGTTTTGAGCGGTTGCTACTTTGTATGTTTGATCTTCTAACTTGTAGCTGTTATCATCTGCTCGGCGTTTTTTCGTGATATGAAAGACAATAGAATCAATCGAACGTCCTTTTTTAATCTTGTCATAAGTGACGTTAAAAGAAGTATGTCCATTGATTTCTTCTAACGGATTTTTTAATATCCATTTTTCTAAATCTGAAAAAAGTTTATATTCATTGACTGTATCCGTCATTTCTCGTAACTCTTTCACTGAAATTGTCGGATTACGGTACGCTTCCACTTGTTCTTCTCGGCGTCCACCCTTATAACTATAATGATCATATTGGTTATAATTCATTGATAACCAGCGATACAAGATAATACTATACTTACTATTCAGCTCTGCTATATCAGCTAAGGCATGTTGCGTAAAATTCTTTTTCAGATTAACTAAATAAGGTATAATTTCAGGACTAAAACGGATCAATACATCATCATGATAATCCGTCCATTCTACATAGGGAATCGGCACTATATTGATGAATTTAAATCCTTTTCCTGCTTCTTCTTTGATTTGAAAAAAGGCTTGTTTTTGCATTTTTTCAACGGCCTCTTTAAAACGTGTGTGTTTATCATTGTCGGACACTTTAAAAAAAGCAAAGAGTTCTTGCTTCGATAAATAAACCGTATTGTCTTTTGGTGGTTCTTCCGTATCAATGCAAGATACGGCTAATTCAAACATTTTCAATGGGGTTTTATCCATTTTCGCAATGCTAGTAATTAAAGAATTATGTTCCACTACTTTTCGTTTTGATAATTCATTCAATGTTTGCACCTGCTTCTTATTTTTTTCATTCTTTGCTATATTAGACATAGAAAGTTACTCCTTTTTGAGTGATTTTAGATACGCATGAAGAAACACTTTTCGTCGAGAGATTCTTCATGCTTTTATTATATCAAAATATATAGAGAAATAAATTAAAAATCTCCATACGTACACAGTTTTTTCTCCATACGTACACAGTTTTTTCTCCATACATACACAGTTTTTTCTCCATATATTATTTTGTAAAGCCTTGCAAAACCTCACTTTTTTTTGACGCAAAAGAATAAAAGATTAAAATATATAAGATAAATATATATAAGGCTTAGCCTTTTTTTTCAAAAATTTAAAATAAAAGGTCCAAATCCTCACATAACGAAAAACGACTGATCATCATAAAATTTGATCAATCGTTTTCTGTTAAATAGTGTCTATAGATCTTCGATTTTGATTTCGTAATACCCTTCGTAATAATAACTGGCATCAATTCCTTTAAAAAATTGTTCTTTCCCTAAATCATCGGTTAAAGCCTTTTGAATCAAATATTTTAATTCATTGGTGCTGACTGTACTACGGATCATGGCATTTAAATACTCATCCTTGTCAATCTGATTCCAATCTACGATTTTGCCCAATTTATTTTTTAGAATTAAATCTAACCATATTCGAGTGGCACGTCCATTCCCTTCTCTAAACGGATGCGCCACATTCATATCCGAATACTTATCAATAATTTCATCAAATGTTTCTTGAGGTAATTTATCAATATATTCAAGTGTTTGCGCTAAAAAAATACGTGGCGCAAATTGAAAGTTTCCTTTCGCAATATTCACTTCTCGAATTTTTCCTGCAAAGTCGTAAATATCTTGGAATAAAAACTGATGAATATCAGATAAGCCTTGAAACGTCCCAATTGCCAGATCCTCTATTTTGCCAGACTCAAACAATTCTTTGGCTCTTTTTTTCGTTAATAACTCTTCTTGTTTAGCTAATTCTGCTGAATTTGTTAACCCTAATTTATTTTCTAAAACCACAGGATTACCTCACTCTCTATTTTTTCGGAAAGATTCTTTTAAAGATTTTTGGACGTTGATCAAACCATGTTGAAGCGGTATACATTAATCGAAAACTGCCATAGATGCCAGCACCGATTAAACCAAAACCACCTAATCCAAGAACGACTGCCCCATAAGGATGTTTAGGCTGTATTTCCATCACTGTGTCATACAAAATATGCAAACCCCAACCATCCCAGATACCTTTATAAATCCATCGTCCGATGAGAATACCGACAACTAAGAAACAGAACAGGCAGACAATGTTCGCAATCAGAATACCGTAACGTTCGACAATCTCACGTTTGCGATCTGCTTTTATCTGCTCTTTTTGTTCATTCAGTTCTTTTTTCAAAGCGAGTAATGCTTGTTTTTCAACTTGAATGTCTTTCAGTATGGTCGCTTTTAAGTTTTCTGCCTCTAAACGATGGAGTTGTTCTTGAATGGCAGACTCCATTTTTTGATTCGCAACAGCTTCTATTTTTTCTTGGTAGTCCCGAAAGTCTTTATTAACTTCTTGACGGACTAAGCGGTCTAGTTCTGGAACGTTACTGAAATCAATTTTGCCATTTTTATAAGCATTTAATACTTGAACAACGAGTTGTTCATCTTTATTCATCGACTCATCCCCCGATCATGATCTTTTGTTGGTTTCTTTTCGGACTGTACGTCTCTATTCGCTTGTTTTTCTAGGCTTTTCTGTTGTTCTTGCTCGTAATTTTTCATGTCCTTTGAAAAGCGACGTTCAAAATCCTCGAGGATTTTCTCTTTTGTTTGCTTTAATTTTCTTGTAACGCGTTGAGTAAGTTCTGGTACTCGTCCTGCAAACTGTTTGATTGTGTCAATAAATCGATTAGTTGTTGATTCTCGCTTGAGAGCTTCTGATTTTCTTGGTTCAATTGCTTGTTCAAGGCTAACAATTTCTGATTCTCTTTGTTGAGTGTCTCGCTCAAGTGGAGTAATCGCTGGTTCTCGTTGTTCAACAGCTCTAAATTCGTTTTGTCTTGCTCGGTTTTCCAACTCATGTAAAATGGTCTCCCTTCCAAAATCAGAACCCAATCGGGTCTCTCGTGCTCGTCTTTGCTTATTATTGGCGTCTAAAAAGGCATATGAGAACGTTTGGCCTCTTTCTGATAGAATTACACCATTATCGGATAAGCGCTCTTTAAACGTCTCATATGAGCTCACAGAGACATCTTGAAGCGATTTATTGATTCTTTCTCTCAAATCATCCATGTAAGAATACTCATTTTTGGCGATTAGTTCTTTTTCTGTCTCTGTTTGGCGCTCTTTTGGTGGCTCTAAAATGTGCCAGTTTTCTCGAGAAGCGAGTCGATCATTCATTTCTCGTGCTCGTTGAACGCTTTCTCCTTTTTGTTCTCTTAATTTCTTTCCTGTCTCTAAATTGACCTTATTGACAATGATGTGGTTGTGTAAGACGTGATTTTTTCCGTCTAAATGCGTATACACAGCACTTTGATGGTTAGGATAGAGATTTTCTGCTAACTCAACGCCTAAATCGTTGGCTTTTTGCCAGTCCTTTTGTACTTTCGGATTCAGTTCATCTAAGGCGAAAGATTGGGTAATACGCAAGACTTGATTGGATTCTTTGGTTTGGTTATGAAGTTGTCGAACGACATCGAATTGTTCTTTGGCGATAAAGGGATCAATCCCGTTGGTTCCACCCACGGCAACTGCCCGACAATTTGTCAGCTCCACAGGACGTTCCAATTGATGGTCTTGTAGCCACTGTTCAGTTTTTTCATGCATGGGTCTGTCTTGACCTAAAGCATAATTAAGGGCGCTCGCTGCACTTGCGCCATTGCTTATTTTTGCAATTGTTGCCATAACTCTTGATACCCCTTTTGAGCTTGAGCGAGTACTCCGTATGTATAGCGTAAAGCCTCGATTAGCTCTTTATCTTGGTTGTCCATCCGATCGAATTGATTGAGTTTCTTGGCGATTTGATTTAAATTGGTTCCTTGTTTTGAGAGTTCTAATAATAAAGATTTCGCTTGGTCATGTTCGAGATAAGGTTTTTTTAAATGAGATTTTTGTGCTAATTTTTTCGCATAAAGATTCGGAGAGAGTCCATATGTTTCTCCTGAAATTTTCAGCTTATTGTATTGTTCTTCAGATAATCGAAATTGAATGTACTTTGTTTGATTTTGTGATACTTCTTTCTGATCCATAAATAGCCTCCTCAAAGATAAAATGCCCCAGCGCTCATTCCTCAATCGCCCTTTGTCATTGATTTTGTAATAAGCATTGCGCCCTATTCGGTTACAATCATTATAACAAAATAGACCATATAAAGCCATAAATACTGCAAGCTATCACATTGTAATACAAAGCACTTCGTTCTTGTATTACAATGTGGCTTGAAAAGGGGGAAGTTTCACTTTCCCCTTTTATCCCCTTTGGATTGTGTCGATTTGCTTTACGCAAACGCCAACTGCCCATTTGATAAAAATAAAATGGGCAAAAGATCTTTCTTTTTGTCATACAAAAAGAAGAAAAAAAGAGACGAATTTCTTCTTCCGAAATCGTCCCTCTTTTTTCTAAAACCATGGATGAACGAACAAAAAATCTCTCGTATTTTGTTTGTTCATCCACTAAAAATATGCGAACAGTATGGCTTCATTCAATCCTGTTCTTACAAGTCAAAAGCATTGAATCGTCCTTGGACGATTCAACAAAAAAAGTAGTCGTTTTTGGACGACTACTAAGTTCTAAACATTCATTACCCAAAATCAATTTGGTCTAACATCGTTTCTCGACTAGCTTGATCTAATCCAAGATACGTTAAGGTCATAGCTTCACTTGAATGGTTTAATAAATGCATCACTAAACCAATATTATAGTTTGACTGCGTATAGACCCGATAAGCGCCTGTTTTACGCATGGTATGCGTTCCTAGATAGTTGATTCCTAAAAGATCAC contains:
- a CDS encoding cytochrome B, which gives rise to MDEQTKYERFFVRSSMVLEKRGTISEEEIRLFFSSFCMTKRKIFCPFYFYQMGSWRLRKANRHNPKGIKGESETSPFSSHIVIQERSALYYNVIACSIYGFIWSILL
- the fic gene encoding protein adenylyltransferase Fic encodes the protein MVLENKLGLTNSAELAKQEELLTKKRAKELFESGKIEDLAIGTFQGLSDIHQFLFQDIYDFAGKIREVNIAKGNFQFAPRIFLAQTLEYIDKLPQETFDEIIDKYSDMNVAHPFREGNGRATRIWLDLILKNKLGKIVDWNQIDKDEYLNAMIRSTVSTNELKYLIQKALTDDLGKEQFFKGIDASYYYEGYYEIKIEDL
- a CDS encoding plasmid mobilization protein gives rise to the protein MDQKEVSQNQTKYIQFRLSEEQYNKLKISGETYGLSPNLYAKKLAQKSHLKKPYLEHDQAKSLLLELSKQGTNLNQIAKKLNQFDRMDNQDKELIEALRYTYGVLAQAQKGYQELWQQLQK
- a CDS encoding RepB family plasmid replication initiator protein; this encodes MSNIAKNEKNKKQVQTLNELSKRKVVEHNSLITSIAKMDKTPLKMFELAVSCIDTEEPPKDNTVYLSKQELFAFFKVSDNDKHTRFKEAVEKMQKQAFFQIKEEAGKGFKFINIVPIPYVEWTDYHDDVLIRFSPEIIPYLVNLKKNFTQHALADIAELNSKYSIILYRWLSMNYNQYDHYSYKGGRREEQVEAYRNPTISVKELREMTDTVNEYKLFSDLEKWILKNPLEEINGHTSFNVTYDKIKKGRSIDSIVFHITKKRRADDNSYKLEDQTYKVATAQNEQIEDRLYAQAMQSKYTKLLLENFLLSPYEMTDPAIMAGLQKNVYLKYDELKELRGIEGVKKHLSYVHEKQEPYSKGNIAKYLKKSIDQYLSTVKLQDLEQPERAKVRGKGASYE
- a CDS encoding relaxase/mobilization nuclease domain-containing protein, which encodes MATIAKISNGASAASALNYALGQDRPMHEKTEQWLQDHQLERPVELTNCRAVAVGGTNGIDPFIAKEQFDVVRQLHNQTKESNQVLRITQSFALDELNPKVQKDWQKANDLGVELAENLYPNHQSAVYTHLDGKNHVLHNHIIVNKVNLETGKKLREQKGESVQRAREMNDRLASRENWHILEPPKERQTETEKELIAKNEYSYMDDLRERINKSLQDVSVSSYETFKERLSDNGVILSERGQTFSYAFLDANNKQRRARETRLGSDFGRETILHELENRARQNEFRAVEQREPAITPLERDTQQRESEIVSLEQAIEPRKSEALKRESTTNRFIDTIKQFAGRVPELTQRVTRKLKQTKEKILEDFERRFSKDMKNYEQEQQKSLEKQANRDVQSEKKPTKDHDRGMSR
- a CDS encoding HTH domain-containing protein — encoded protein: MSENLKTIKELADELGVSKQAIQYHIKSLTNKNRQTNDKGVTVLSLSVTEQDFIRGKVDKQTNKKKTNEPTKNRQTDKQKELNINKYLLNEIEEVKKNRDKQLAVKDKQIENKDIQIAQMQNLLDQQQRLALQDKKLLEEYKEEINELKILIIPVPEDEKESVARKSKDIDKLKEEPQKKNKKWWRFGRM